The following proteins are co-located in the Desulfoscipio sp. XC116 genome:
- a CDS encoding ABC transporter ATP-binding protein, with the protein MDVLLTARHISKTFATGEVEVRAVADMSFEIYAGELVVILGPSGSGKSTLLNIIGGIEPVTGGTVFYRGIPLHQASAAQLTDFRREYISFVFQFYNLLPNLTALENVEITAEMSAAPLDAGMLMERVGLADRAGHFPGRLSGGQQQRVAIARAICKNPELLLCDEPTGALDVKTGVQILQLLWEFNREYQKTVIIITHNSDIAKIAHRVFHIKDGYIEKIVNNERLLSPGEVRW; encoded by the coding sequence ACCTTTGCCACCGGAGAAGTGGAGGTAAGGGCGGTTGCGGATATGTCATTTGAAATTTACGCGGGGGAACTGGTGGTCATCCTTGGCCCCAGCGGCTCGGGCAAAAGTACGTTGCTGAATATTATCGGCGGTATTGAGCCGGTCACCGGCGGTACGGTTTTTTACCGGGGTATTCCTCTGCATCAAGCCAGCGCAGCGCAGCTTACCGATTTCAGACGGGAATACATCAGCTTTGTCTTTCAATTCTATAACTTGCTGCCCAACCTTACGGCTTTGGAGAACGTGGAAATTACGGCGGAAATGTCGGCGGCCCCTCTTGATGCCGGAATGCTTATGGAAAGAGTGGGCCTGGCGGACCGGGCCGGCCATTTTCCCGGCCGGCTGTCGGGCGGACAGCAGCAAAGGGTGGCCATTGCCAGGGCGATTTGCAAGAACCCCGAGCTGCTGCTCTGCGACGAGCCCACCGGAGCCCTGGATGTTAAAACCGGCGTTCAGATTTTGCAGCTTTTATGGGAATTCAACCGGGAATACCAAAAGACCGTGATTATTATTACGCATAATTCCGACATTGCCAAGATTGCTCATCGGGTTTTCCATATCAAGGACGGCTATATCGAAAAAATCGTGAATAATGAGCGGCTGTTATCCCCCGGAGAAGTGAGATGGTAA